The following are from one region of the Corylus avellana chromosome ca1, CavTom2PMs-1.0 genome:
- the LOC132168631 gene encoding uncharacterized protein LOC132168631 — translation MAPPEFGHHRIDFLTQHLRERSPSSSFLRKGTRSLSPLRVSDIVYEGEENSQAKVNPSTTNSAKPSTSPTSSSTYSSFLSSISFSKGYRKWSLKDFLLFRSASEGRATGKHPLTKYAVLSKNRANEDVKNSSFRSTDSSGSVSSRRRGPLSAHEYHYTVNRAVSEEMKKKTFLPYKQGLLGCLGFNPGVQEISKGLGF, via the exons ATGGCCCCACCAGAATTTGGACATCATAGAATTGATTTCCTTACACAGCATCTTCG AGAAAGGTCACCTTCATCAAGCTTTCTACGTAAAGGAACAAGATCTCTGTCTCCTCTGAGGGTCTCTGACATTGTTTATGAAGGGGAAGAAAATTCACAGGCGAAAGTGAATCCTTCAACAACAAACAGCGCTAAACCTTCCACTTCCCCCACTTCTTCTTCAACATATTCTTCATTTCTATCATCCATTTCTTTCTCCAAAGGTTACAGAAAATGGAGTCTCAAAGATTTTCTGCTATTTCGGAGCGCGTCGGAGGGCCGTGCAACGGGGAAACATCCATTGACGAAGTACGCGGTTTTGTCGAAGAACAGGGCGAATGAAGATGTCAAGAACTCGAGCTTCCGGTCCACGGACAGTTCCGGCTCGGTGTCGAGCCGGAGAAGAGGACCGCTTTCGGCCCATGAGTATCATTACACAGTGAACCGGGCGGTTTCagaggagatgaagaagaagactTTCTTGCCTTACAAGCAGGGCCTGCTGGGTTGCCTGGGGTTCAACCCTGGTGTGCAAGAAATTTCCAAGGGTTTGGGCTTTTGA